The following proteins are encoded in a genomic region of Lemur catta isolate mLemCat1 chromosome 10, mLemCat1.pri, whole genome shotgun sequence:
- the LOC123646475 gene encoding MAP/microtubule affinity-regulating kinase 3-like isoform X2 encodes MYLAMEYACHARESLIRRQWRNKTNGLRPQCALYTGHSTDHLLWDTVLHRAGNCGGETMPRPSADVWSLGVLLYMFVTSTFPFKGDNLKEVMKHIKRGKYHIPSYVSRQCQKLIRSLLIINPGGRSSLQKIMEDEWLNMGHLEPLVPHRGVKRNMQDEKRIQILLRMGYRKQDIEVSLKNQQTDEISGTYMLLKETSVEHGF; translated from the exons CCAGAGAATCTCTTATTAGGCGCCAATGGCGAAATAAAACTAACGGACTTCGGCCTCAGTGCGCACTTTACACCGGGCACTCCACTGACCACCTGTTGTGGGACACCGTGTTACATCGCGCCGGGAATTGTGGAGGGGAAACCATGCCACGCCCCTCTGCGGATGTCTGGAGTCTAGGAGTCCTCCTTTACATGTTTGTCACCAGCACCTTCCCTTTCAAAGGGGACAATCTTAAG GAGGTAATGAAACATATAAAACGAGGGAAATACCACATCCCCTCCTATGTTTCCAGACAGTGCCAAAAACTTATCAGGAGTTTACTAATAATAAATCCAGGTGGCAGAAGCTCTCTCCAG AAAATTATGGAGGACGAGTGGCTCAACATGGGACATCTGGAGCCACTGGTGCCACACAGGGGAGTCAAGAGGAACATGCAGGATGAGAAACGCATTC AGATTCTGTTGAGGATGGGGTACAGAAAGCAAGACATTGAGGTGTCTCTGAAAAATCAGCAAACTGATGAAATCAGTGGCACCTATATGCTGTTAAAGGAAACATCTGTTGAG CATGGATTCTAA